TCAGAACATGAAGACTATGTGGTTGGAGTCAGAAAGGAATTCTCCGTTTTCATTAGAATAGCATTTATTTGAGTAATTTATCTCTAGCAGGCCTGCTCCAAATGTGTGCATgcatacaaagaaaaataaagcaataaaGAAAGCTGAATTGCTTTGTAGCTGAGCTCTTCACCTGCTCTGTAGAAATAACCAAGATATTTATGTAGGAAGACTTCCATTAAAGAGCTAGAAAAGTAACCGTGTTAATGTAATTCAAGGCATTGTCAGCACTCCCTCGTAATGAACGTGCTAGCACGTTGAGTGCTGCCCTCATTATGTTCTGGTAGCCAAAGCAGTCGCACATAGCCTAATCAAACCTTCTCATATTGCAGGAGTTAGACAGTATCCAGAGCTCTCTGCTTTATTATGCCTTTTGACTCGCTGTGTATCTCTTCCCATTTTAAACCTATATAATATATTTGTATAACCTCAACAAGCAGCAAATAACTGCTTTTTAatctaaaccatttgattgtCATTTACAGCAGTGAATATGCTTTGTTGTGTGGGTTTTTTATGTGAATggagaaaaggattttttttttaaatttctatgtCTAGTGCCACAACTTTTAAGAACCTCCTACAAATCTGATCGTGTGTATATTCCTATGTATGGACAGTTGCATAGATAAAAAGCATCATCTTATAGAAGTTTGATCCAATAAAATGTATCACAATTTGTACATCACTTACTCAAACTCTATACTATGGAAAGTTAGGGGCCATCTTGGACTTATGTACCACAAATTTCATACTGAGTGCTCTTAGAACTGTGGTTTTAATTTTATGCAATTTCCAAGCCACGTAAATAAGATGAATGTTCGGGGGAGAATATTCAGGCCAACCCATGACACTTACGGTTTTGTTTCACGCAAACGTGCTATACAAAACATACAGAACAATAGCCAACATGATTACCAATAATCAAGCTCAGAATTTCCATGGGAACCAGGACACTTTGCTAGAATGCACAGAAAACACTTTACGTCCCCCATACCTCAGAATCCATTCCTTGCATTTCGTTCTTTTCGAGTTGGAACTGTACAAAGTCATCGATAACATGGAAGAGCTCCGGAGAGACGGCCTTGAAATACTTGTGGTAGTCATACTTCACAGCTAGTGATGCAAAGATGGTGTTGTTGACGAGAGCTGACCGTAAGTCAGTCAGAACGCCGGGAGAATGCTGCCGCGGGTCTTCATAAAGGTGCTTGGTTATGAGGTAGTCCAAAATTGCATCTCCGAGGAATTCTAAACGCTGGTAGCAATCTTTGACATAAAAATCAACCCAAGTAAAGGAAGATGAAAGAGTTTacgttaaaaatattttctttccagTCCTACCTAACAATTTTACACAAatcttataaaataataatatcttTACAACTGCAAGGGTTTATTTGGGTGCTGTGTTCTCAGCTGCCCTCCCACTCGTTgctggatccatttggaaacaaATCAGGAAACGTAAACTCCCGGCTTGGCCAAGCAGCAACGGCGGCTCCAGAAATGTTTCGATGGAGGAAGGGGGCACAGCCAATTTCAGAGTGGGCAAGTGCCAAGTGCCCTTTCCCTCCAACTAGTCAAAGTGGTCCAGCCAGACTGGGGAGACAGCTGATGGGGGAGCCAAGTTCCTTTGTCAGGGGAATGTCCCTATTAAGCAGGCGtctgagcacaaaaaaaaaatggaaagaatgcACGGCATGTGTTAACCCCTGAAATTACAGAAAATaactattttaaaaagtgtttttacCCTCAACAGGTTACATAGTATGACAATTTTAGTGCTATCCAAACCTGAGATAGCATGTTGTCTTTCAGGTAGGCTAAACTGAAATAGCACTTTAAAAAGGCAAATTAACTTAGCCAATTCAAAGTCAACCAATCTGAAATCCTCTGCAGATTTCGAGTGCTAAAATGCTGCCCAACAGTGAAAATACCTTTTAAGTAAAGTTACTGTTCCAGCTTTTTAGGGCTTCCTTTGCGTGTACAGGGCCTGGCAGGCAGGCCTCTAAACCTAAGCCCCTTGCATCTAGACTCTAGCATAAAAGACTACAGCTGGAACAGCACTGAGGAAGAACAAGAACCCCATTGGTAGACGTGCTAATCTCCATGTCATGAAGGAAGCTCACTATaaaagtttgtttctttttttttcaggatgttACAGTACTGTACACTAGTGCTAAAACCCCCACAAagagggcttttcagcttggccAACTTTTGAGCTAGCCAAGTTGAAGTGTCTCCTTATGTTAAATCAGTGCTTGTCCAAGCATATTAGGTATGAAGAGCACGTCCTTACAACCCGGGACATGAAAAGCCCTAGCCATTTATTGGTGCCTATTAGTTTTTTTCCAAGCTTCTCTTGAAAGTGCAATCAGGTGATTATCTGTAACCACAATCATCTTACTCAATTTCACCTTGCTGTGCtccaataaactttaaaaaacaaagaattaGAAGCAAAAGGAAGTTCAAACATTATACTGTATGTTTCAATCcagcaaaaacaaacattttgaaaTAAGAGGCCGCAGCAGCATGCgtttaaacattaaaaagatctcTATTCAGCTATTCATGCGGCGATCATGTACGTTCTCTCAAAGAAAGCGCTGGAGGAGGAAAAGAGGGCCATGGTGCTGCTGAAGATCACCTTTTCCTGATCTGTTTCATGAAACAGACACTTGCATAACAAAGCAGAATGACAGTAAATGCACATCTGAAGGTAGTCCAGATTTCTTCTGGGTAGCAAACTaaagctactctaactgcacggACTGCATATGCCGAGTTAGTGGACACTAAACTGCTGTCATGCCCCACAAAGATTTATTTTGATAGCTTTTGTCGTCTTTCAAAGATCTACCCGAGCTCAAGTAATTGCTGCATAAATAAAAACTGTACAGTTAGTAGCTGAAAGGTGCTATTTAAAACTGCTTCTCCAGAGACTTTTTGCCCTAATATTAGTGCATGTACATGCACACAAGCACATGAAGCTGAATGTGCAGGCCATGCGTGTGTGGAAGTTAAAGGGGGGGAGGGTAAATATTAACATCAACTGATCATATTACTGAGGAGACTGAATTCTTTACTGATGGAATCTGTTGCTATTTTTGCATAAGACTCGGgtttagattttattttgtgCAAATGCCTTTTGCTTCaaaatactaatttttttttttttgggtgggggacaCTTTTCAAATAGCCCGTGCAGCCGACAAAGTGGGTACTTTTACCGCACAGACCTGGGCAATCTCTCTGTGAAAATGAAGTGGCTAAAAGCCCTCACACGCACTTTACAACTGCTGTTGGGGGCAGACAGCAGCGGGTAGCGAAATGAAATGCATGCTTCTAAGTGTGCGTGTTGTTTTCCTCCCCAACCTAACACACCCGCTCAGGAACGCCTCTTTCTGACCCCTGCTAAAAGGACATGTAGCACGGAAGCTCGTGTGTATATTTAGCCATGCGGACAAGGGCTTTGAGAAACTTGAACTCCACGTGACAAGGAACATTATGTAACTGTACCACTGCTGATCATACCAGAGGTTCTTTCGAAAATCCAGGGGTACGAAATTTTGCTTCCTTGTAAAGCTGTAACGAATACTTACAATGAAAAATCTAAGACTGCTCACCCGTAATAGTATTGTAGTGGTAGGAGGCATGAGTAAAGGCCTGAAGAAGATAGGCCTTATTCTTAAACCTGTAGTTGATTTTCTCCTCAAAGTTTTCAAAGCCAGATATAAGGTGACTGAGGGTTTTCTCTGCGTCTGGATGATCAAACATACACCTTGGAGGAATCTTTAAAGAACCATATTCTGTATCTTTGAGAGAAGGCTCTGAAGGAGCTCCAGAGACAACAGAGTTTACTGTAAGATTCTTTCTATGACTGTGGAAGTTTTCCCTGCTGGAACTCAAAGTGCTGCAGCCTCCAGCCATTTTGACCACAGGGAGCACCTTGAGGCCTAAATAACAGAGAAAGAGCTGGGCAGCTCTTTCACCACAGCTAGTCAGGTAGCAGCCCAGCAGGGCTTCTACGCAGTCGGCAATACTTTTATCCGCAATGCATTGCTCTGTGTGCAAGTCATAGGAGATAGACTGCTTCCCCGTGTCAGCACCAcagttttcttctgatggattccAGAAGCCCACTACAAAGTCATCATCTTCAACAGCCTTGCTCGGATCCAGATAACACATCGCATCCCAAGAACTGTAGTCAAAGTCATCAAAATCGGAGGACAACTGTTCAATACCCAGGGACGCTTTTTTTGGAATCCTCCACATGTTGCAAGAATCAGTGGTGGAAAATGGAGAAAGAGGAATCTTCTTCACAAACGCCCCTGACCCCATTAGCATACTATCAATGAACTTTATATGTTCCTGATCATACTCTAAGAGATCATCATCAAAGTCAGTTTCCTCCTTCGGGGGCCGCCACATTAAATCTTCATCTTCTTCGTAATCATCATCTTCATCAAGCTTACCATTTGCCATCAAACTATCTTTtgtctgaaaggaaagaaaacagatttttaaaaCGGATTTAAAGGAcaaaataatgtttaaaaaaactgTACAAAGAAAAAATGAGTTTTTTGTCTTATTAATTCTCTTTCTAGTAAGTCAAACAAGTTATCTTGTGCCTAGTGCCAAGTACTTATatctaagaaaaaacaaaaggagaCAATCACCATATAACCAAAAGCGCTCTCAGAAAAACTGTTAGCTAGACATTTAAACACAATCATACAGTTACAAATGTTTATGTAATGTGGGAGGGAAGGTGCATACTAGCATGAGAGTCAAACAAACAGAATTGAGGGTTAGGCAAAATTCTTCTTCTATCAGACCCCAGTCTGTACTGTAAGAGTCATCATAGCAATACCATGAGAGGGGAATTACTGCACCTTGATGTAACTTGTCTTCCAAATGAGATACAAACAGATGGCCATTTGTCAATTTAACACATTTTTGAAGCTATAAATGGAACTTtaaggagtcaattttcaaaacatataTCCGTGTAAATGGACTTTCTAAAAATTATCCCGGGGTCtgtatgcataaaagtacacaGGAGAGCGAATCTGCACATATCACCAAGAAATgttagagacattatgacattctgcATATTATTCAGCATTctcttcctattaattcctagtattgttttcttttttgactgcaacACACTAAGCTGActaattcaatgtattatccaccctGACTcttagatcttttcctgggtggtagctcctaatatggaacctaacatcgtgtatctacagcatgggttatttttccctttatcaccttgcacttatccagattaaatctcatctgtcatttggatgcctaaccttccagtctcacaaggtcctcctgcaatttatcacagtccgcatgtgatttaactaaataattttgtgtcacctgcacaTTTgatcatcatatccctttccagatcatttataaatatattgaaaagcaccggtccaagtacagatccctgaggcactccactgtttacctttttccactgagaaaacggaccatttaattctactgtttcctgtcttttaactggtttgcaatccatgaaaggacattgcctcctatcccatgattttttagttttcttagaagcctctcatgagggactttgtcagttgccttctcaaaatccaaatacactaaatctgccagttcacttttatccacatgttaactcCATCAAAAAAAggtagaagatttgtgaggcaagacttcccttgggtaaatccatgctggctgtgtcccaataaaccatttctatttatatcttctgtaattttattctttagaatagtttcaactatttttcccagcacttaaatcagattcactggtctagtttcctggatcacctctagagcccttttttaaatattggggttacattggccaccctcatgtcttcaggtacaatgccgattttaatgataggttacaaattttactaatagatctgaaatttcattttcgagttctttcagaaccctctggatgtataccatccagtcaggtgatttgctattcttcagtttgtcaatctggcttactacatcttccaggttcaccgtgatttggttcagttcattctagtcatcacctttgaaaaactgtctccagaaccattacctccccaacatcctcattattaaacacaaaagcaaagaattaatttagtctttctgcgatagCTTTATctccctaagtacccctttaatccctcgatcatctaatggtccaaccaactctcacaggtttcctgcttaaAGCGTTTtgaatttttgcctctctggccaacttcatttcaaattatctcttgtCTTATCATATATTTacattaacttgacaatgcttatacttttccctatttcttcagatagatcctcctttcaatttttgaaggaaatttttttttagctaaaattaCTTTTTCATCTCGCCTTTTAACCGTGACAGTAatcgtttggtcttccttccacctttcttaatgcatggaatacatttggactgcacttctaagatggtatttttaaacaatgtccatgcttgttgtacATTCTTAACCTTTGAAGCTTGCacatagaacatagaaagacggcagaagaagaccaaatggcccatccagtctgcccagcaagctatgcacatttttttctcatacttatctgttaacctcttggctcttagtaaccttttggttctatttcccttccacccccaccattaatgcagagagcagtgtttgggactgcatctatgtgaaatatttagcttaattagttaggggtggtaaccgccgcaatagcaagctacacccatgcttatttgttttcccagactatgtaattcagtccttttttgtTGTCTGTacatagatcctcttttcttcattccccctgccgtttgaagcagagacctatgctggatatgcgtaaagtatcagtctttctcccctgccgttgaagcagagagctatgctggatgtgtgtgaagcatcagtctttctcccctgccgtttgaagcagagacctatgctggatatgcgtataagtatcagtctttctcccctaccgttgaagcaagagacctatgctggatatgcgtaagtatcagtctttctctcccctgccgttgaagcagagagctagctGGATGTGTGTggaagcatcagtctttctcccctgccgttgaagcagagacctatgctggatatgcgtaaagtatcagtctttctcccctaccgttgaagcagagacctatgctggatatgcgtaaagtatcagtcttactcccttgccgttgaagcagagagctatgctggatatacactgaaagtgaagtatcaggcttatttggtttgggggtagtaaccgccgtaacaagcaagctactccctgctttttgtgaatgcaaacctttttttccatatgcattcacgtcctctagactttattgatccacagtgttatcccacgcccctttgaagtccttcacagttctggtcttcaccacttcctccggaagggcattccaagcatccaccaccctctccgtgaagaaatacttcctgacattggttctgagtcttcctccctggagcttcaaatcgtgacccctggttctgctgattttttttccgacggaaaagttTTGTCGTTGtccttggatcattaaaacctttcaagtatctgaaagtctgtatcatatcacctctgcttctcctttcctccagggtgtacatatttagattcttcaatctcgcctcataagtcatttgatgaagaccttctacctttttggtcgcccttctctggaccgccctccatcctgtctctgtcttttcggagatacggtctccagaacggagcacagtactccaggtgaggcatcaccaaggacctgtacaaggggataatcacttcccttttcctactcgatattcctctctctatgcagcccagcattcttttgctttagctatcgccttgtcacattgtttttgCCGACCTTCAGATAATTAGAAATTatcacccaaggtctctctcctgctccgtgcacatcagcctttctccccccattgaatacagttcattcggatttcccactccccatatgcatgactctgcacttcttggcattgaatctcagctgccatatcttcaaccactcttccagcttccttatatcccgtctcattctctccactccttccggcgtgtccactctgttgcagatcttagtgtcgtctgcaaaaagacaaaccttactttctatcccgtccgcaatgtcgctcacactttcagttttttctattttcctcatttatcaaAGCTTGCCTTTTGAAGCTTTGTAGATTGTCCCCTTTCCAATCATTAAGTCAAattggatcatgttatgatcattattgttAAGTGATCCCACCACTgttaccctctctcaccaaatcctgcgttccactaagaattagatctaaaaatagcttcctctcttgtcAATTTCTAAActaactgctccatgaagcagtcatttattccatccaggaacttaacctctctagcatgtcctgatgttatatttacccagtcagtattggggtaattgaaatatcacTCCTGTTGTAAAACTGAAATCGAAATGGAGCCCGCCGCCACCGGGAGATGCAGCGATTAATACTTTTTTCACATTGGTGATGCATGATATTGAAaacattgaaaattaaattgTCACTCTATTTCAATTTATCCAAAGAGGAATCACAGGCACGCCATCAATTACAAGATAGAAAAGGACATAGTAATAAAACCAGCTGACAAAGGGAGGAGCGGTTGTAGTGATGAACACTTCAGCATACATGAGGAAGTACAACGCCAACTTCAAATACAGCATTTTATCAAGAAACTTGATGAAGATCCAACCGATAACATCCTAGCAGAGATAACACGCATAGTAGAATATGGGTATCAACAGAGAATTGTCTCACAAAGAGTGAAAGTGATTTCCTGATCAAACAAACATCCCAGGATCCCAATACTATACATTGTACCAAAGATCCATAAGAATCTCCAACATCCTCCTGGAAGACCCATAGTCTCGGCTAAAGAATCAGTATATTAGAACATATCTCCATCTTTTTGGATAAATTACTACAACCGTTCGTGTCGCAAGCACCTCATATATTAAGGACACGTCCACATGCTTCAATTCTTATCGACCATAACATTGTCAAGTCAGAGCTTGTTAGTCCACCATGGACATAGAATCGCTGTATACAGTAATTCCCTCAGGATGAATTACTCTACGGTAATATCAGCTGTCTTAAAGACTCGTCCAAGTCCCCAAAGGATACCAACCTCGTACATTATTGAATTATTAGATCTAGCTCTGAGCCACAACTACTTTCTTTTCAAGATAAGTTCTATTTACAAATCCGTGGAACCGCCATGGGGGCCGCCATGGCTCCAGATGTTGCAAATTTATTTGTAACAGCATTCGAAAATCGATACATTCAACAACATCCATGGTCTCTATCCTTGAAACAttggaaaagatatatagatgacGTGTTCATTATATCGGAAGGATCacagacagcccttcaggaattCCATCTCTGGCTTAATTCATTGAATTCATGCCTCAAATTCACCATGAATTTTCATGATCAACAAATATCATACCTGGATATTTTCATCACCAAAAATGAAGACTCTGTCATTACTACTCTGTATCGAAAACCCAGTGACCGCAATAATCTTTTAAGATTCGATAGTTTTCACCCGACCACATTCAAGTTAAATTTACCCGTTGGTCAGTTCATGCGTATACGGCGATTGTGCACAGACAATTCGGAATTTAAGAAACAGTCTCAAATCTTGGCAGAAAGATTTTTGCAACGAGGATATCCACTGTCGAGCGTCAAAAAAGCTTACCGACGAGCCCTTTACTCCAACAGGGAATTTATGTTTTTGCCAAGACAACGTGAGGATTCGAACCAACAGACCATGGTGATGTGGCACACACTGGCCGCCCCAAAGATCAGTAGAGCCATCCGGAGACACTGGGCAATTCTCCAAGAAATCCATCCTTCATTCAAGGAACCTATTCGGATCGCTTATTCtcgaggcagaaatattaaagacCAAGTGGTTCATATTCCAGCCTCCACAAGTCCCTGAATGTCGAGGATACAATTATGGCCTGTGCAAATTGTGCCCATTGTGCTTTAAAATCATTACAGACTGTCATTACTTTACCATCAGGTCGGACAATCTCCCTGCCTCAAGCAACATGCAAATCTTCTTTTGTTGTGTATGCCATTTTTTGTCCATGCCCACTTATTTACGTGGGCATGACTAAGCGCCCGTTCAGAACCAGATTGACTGAACATAAATGCTGCATCAACACGGGGCGCATTGAAGAACCATTGGTGACACATTTCAGAGATCATAATCACAATTTCTCTGATATCaaatggaccattttagaaaTCATTCATCCACATTGGAGAAAGGGAGACCGAATTAAAAAATTGCAACAAtgtgaacaacgatggattttcgAATTACACACAGTGACCCCTGGTGGGCTCAACAAGGAAATtgagtggattcacttcatgtgaatccACTCCCCTGTCAAATCAGTTATACAGGTGTGGTGGGGTGATACTATAAAATCAGCCTAGATCTCGCGGCAATTCAGTAGAATGCCGGTAAGAGGACTAGGCGACCAAACGCGGTAAGAGAAGACTACAATCATGCTTAATTTACAATTCATTTGGGAGGTGCACATTTTCTGTTGAAAATGTTAGTGCAAAAAGtatatgcaaaaaatatatgTGGTTTCACATCTATTGTCATTTTCGTCGGCATTACATACTGCATGAATTAGACGAAAGCCAACATGaaggcatttaaatattgaagaaaTTTTGGCGGGAATTAACCTTGCGTTTTTAAGCCCAAATCTTCCGATTAGGacagagtccctgaagcagcacaactgcgaaacgtacgtcggactacaGGAGCTCTAAGTTACACGAGCACCTTTGATCGGAAATCCCTGCCCACTAAGCACGGCAGTGTTGAAAATAGAGGTTTGGAAGCGCGGTGACGCTCTGCACAAGTGAGTGAAGGTAACAGCTcggaagcgcggcggcgctccgctcaagtaaggcaattccgcttCTAACATCATTAAAagacattttattataaatggacaaaAGCGCGGTGACGCTCTGCACAAGTGAGTGAAGGTAACAGCTcggaagcgcggcggcgctctgctcaagtaaggcaattccgcttCTAACATCATTAAAagacattttattataaatggacaaaaaatgaataaaaaaagcaaattaaataaagtagaaaattgaaGCAATTCAAAAGACTatcggaccgatgattaaaagtgacccattgtggttgaaagcgtggcttactgcctgaatcaaccaagggtggtatgatggtccacatagTGAGAtaaatttctgcacataaaagtttaaaaaatcttttgcaaCGTGTGTTGTGAAAAGATATattaactgtttctgtatagtggttaattgaaatctcccattattaatgcactgccaaattggttagcttctctgatttctcttaacatttcattgAATGTCTCAgcattttggtcaggtggatggtaatatactcctgtcgctatactcttactcaacacatgggatttctacccataaaaattctactgtgcatttagtcttttgtatggtctttatcctgttggattctaggccatcctggacataaagcgcctcTCCCCCCCAACCAAATTTATCCTCTGTATcgttgcaatataatttgtaccatggtatacaactgttccattggttatcctcctcccaccagatctctgagatgccagttacgTCTGTACAACAATGTCCATtcttaaaatcttttaaaaagaaaaaggagaaaaacaagtTTTCTCAAGGTCAGCATGCCAATCAAGTATGTTTTCCCTCACATGACTATATTAGAAATGAGAGTATTCAGTATATGAATATTTTTCAAATGCTTCTTTtcaacgtttatttatttatttatttttagtttttatataccggaa
This genomic interval from Rhinatrema bivittatum chromosome 4, aRhiBiv1.1, whole genome shotgun sequence contains the following:
- the LOC115089277 gene encoding endoribonuclease Dicer-like, whose product is MRCQQRLCWADTEEIVEVIQHGSNPDTTGIDTGVGAGISTSITAGTGIGDDTRVREEHHCKLSRKLLPESPKGNGLHTEAELPYLSGAPPRFRAVTFTHLCRASPRFQTSIFNTAVLSGQGFPIKGARTKDSLMANGKLDEDDDYEEDEDLMWRPPKEETDFDDDLLEYDQEHIKFIDSMLMGSGAFVKKIPLSPFSTTDSCNMWRIPKKASLGIEQLSSDFDDFDYSSWDAMCYLDPSKAVEDDDFVVGFWNPSEENCGADTGKQSISYDLHTEQCIADKSIADCVEALLGCYLTSCGERAAQLFLCYLGLKVLPVVKMAGGCSTLSSSRENFHSHRKNLTVNSVVSGAPSEPSLKDTEYGSLKIPPRCMFDHPDAEKTLSHLISGFENFEEKINYRFKNKAYLLQAFTHASYHYNTITDCYQRLEFLGDAILDYLITKHLYEDPRQHSPGVLTDLRSALVNNTIFASLAVKYDYHKYFKAVSPELFHVIDDFVQFQLEKNEMQGMDSELRRSEEDEEKEEDIEVPKAMGDIFESLAGAIYIDSGMSLEMVWHVYYPMMRPLIEKFSANVPRSPVRELLEMEPETAKFSPAERTYDGKVRVTVEVVGKGKFKGVGRSYRIAKSAAARRALRSLKANQPQVASI